Genomic DNA from Triticum dicoccoides isolate Atlit2015 ecotype Zavitan chromosome 4B, WEW_v2.0, whole genome shotgun sequence:
AGCCATTCCTCCCTCTGCAACTTggttttcaaaataaatttgtaagCCGAGCTAACCGAAAACTTACCCTTTTTGTCCGGATACCAGGCCCAAAAATCTTCAACATTGCGTGTGCATGTGGGTATTTTCATAATCGCATTAGCATCCATTGGTATGAAGATCGACCTTACAAATGCCTCGTTCCACGACGCTGTAGCAGGAGACAAGAGCTCCGCCACCAGCCTTGGGGGGTTCGGCACTAGAGATGTTATAGGTCTTGGTACTGTTTCTTTTGGGATCCAATTATCAGCCCATATGTCCGTACTCTGGCCATTGCCAATACGTCGTATAATTCCCTGTTTCAAAAGGTCACACCCTTCCTTAATGGACCGCCAAATTTGAGAGGGACTTGAACCAATTTCTGCCTCAAGAATTGTGCAATCAGGAAAATAAGCAGCCTTGAGTATTCTCGCACTCAAAGTGTGAGGTTCCTGAAGTATTCTCCAGGCCTGTCGTGCCAAAAGAGCCAAATTAAATAATTCCATATCTCTGAAACCAAGACCACCCAGATGCTAGGCCAAAAGCTGAACCGAAATTTGGCAAATCTGTCAGGACAGTCCATAAGGGCCCATGTGAACCAGTGGGCCGGTATCTACGAGTCGAGCGTGGACAGCGACAGGTCGAGACTGATCCGACTCCCCGACGAAGACAACGACGACGCTGTCGACGACGAGAGCAGGCTGCTctcggcgccgccgcccccggccgGGCACAGGGCCAGCGCTAGCGACAGCGACAGCGAGCAGCCACCGTCGCGTTCGCTGGCCAGAGTCAGATTCGTGACTCCGGCGTCGACGACGTTGCCTGGCGGCTCGAGTCTGCACGGACGGACACCGTCGGTGTGGCTGGCCATGTATGCGGCGGGGCGGTTAGGAGGCGTGCTGACCTGCATGACACGAACGTCATTAGATATTCTTTACGTACTCTAGTAACTAAATCTAGTAAAGTTGACATTATTTTGAAACGGAGAGGGTTATAGTCTAGTTACTCTATAATAAGGTCAATAAAGCTGTTGGGCTCTTGGCAAATGCAAGTGCATCACTGGATTCAATCGCTCAAGATATACATTGATTTTTGAAACTAGATATGTAGAGACATTGTCACATTGACATACTTGCTGGTAATTAAGCAGAGTGCACGTGCGTACCTCAATAGGGTAGCCATCGCAGCAGGCAGCACGggcacggggaggatgacgccccgGAGCCACCAGGAACCCCAAGAATTTGAGCGTGGAGGCGGCGAGTTCGCCATCGCCGCCGCGGTGCAACCTTGCTGTAGGCATCCAGGGCTCTCgccgctgcttctgcttctgctttattCCAAGCGGCATCGAAGGGCGGGGCTCCCCCAAGCGAGCCGCGGCCATGGGTGGCGCTTGAAGCACGGCATGCGCCTGCATCATATCCATACGCACGTAGTAGTGGCCACCTACTGCCGCCGGTGCGTGGCTGGACGGCGACGCCATGTCCCTACCCACGCATATTCCTCCTCCTCTTTGCACTCTCAACAGGCTCGTGGGGCTCGCGCTCGCCTCCTCCCTTGTCCCCGTCTCAGATGCCCCTGCCCTCCTGTTAATTATTTGGTTGGAGCTAATTAAGTTCTTACATACTGATTATATTAGTactaaagttatactaaaacagcgAAATTAAATATCGATTGAAaagagtactccctccgtcacggtttagaagacCTAGATGGTCATCTATTGGCTGTGGGatgggctaaaaaatagcatttacactacgcatgcatatagaaatagtatatcggagtactacttagctactagaaataaatgcaatgcgccctaaACCTTGTCTATTATGAAAACGTACGCAAATTTAATTGTGCTTTTTAAACTGTGACGGAAGGAGTACCGATTATCACTGATATCTACTAGGCTATCCGCACATTAGTTAATTGATCAGTGATAAGTAAATATCCTGATATAGTATAGGAAATGAGTGATGGATAATCCCACATTCCCACAAGAAAGTGAATATATGTGTACTAAGTACtctccccgttcctaaatataagtctattAGAGATTTCAATAAAGACTACATGCAgacgtatatagacatattttaaagtatagATTCATTAATTTTGCTTCGCATGTAGTCCGCATTGAATTCTCGAAAAGAttttatatttagaaacgaaagGAGTAGTTAGCTTTCCAATGGAACTCGACCGTTGGCGGTCTTGCTCGGCAAAACTTCCACATATACATGAGCACATCGTGTGCTCGGTCGGTCGTATTTTAACAATTGTAGGTACACCAGGTAGCTTGTACTACCTAGCTCGGAATATGCTGGTCTCAGCTCAAGATTCAAGAAGAAAGTGGACGCAGAAGTGGAGTTCTGGTCTGAAGTGTCGCCATGCATGCATTATTTATGCTGTGACTCATCAGTCATCATCACAACTTAGCCTAGCTAGCAAGGCACGGCCGGAGTGCCATGAAGAGAAAATAAGCAGACAGATTGAATGGATAACCgggtgaagaagaaaaaggagcATGGAAAAGGTGGTGACCTTTTTAGTTGCGGGTGGAGCGGCAGCGTCGTCGACCCCTTTCTAGGCTTTGGCGAGTCGAAGCCGGGGACATggtactcctcatcatcatcatcggtgcAGACTTCTATGCCTCCTCCTGTTGGGTGTTCGTGCTCCTTCTGGCCCGACTGTTGCACTGCTTGCTGCATCCCTGCTCGTTCCACCACAACATGCATTGGCAAAATCGAATTACTAAGTGTGGAGCAGAgtagctgcatgcatgcatgcgcacacattattattattattattattattattattattattattattattattgcgagggattactattattattatatcGTGACAAAACATGCATGCACGGTACGGAACGATAGCTGTGGTTGTGGCGGAGAAgtgtacatgcatgcatgcatgcatgttacaACAAACCATGCGCATGTGCTTTCTACACAAAGATTACATTTAATGACTATCAAGTTCGACAAGTATTTCACTTTGTTGCGGGTTTCTGCTGGCTAATTTGTTGGACGTACAGCAAAGGTGCTCGATTAGCTATTTTCGGATGCTCTACCCAACAAACCAATGGTCCACGTGGAGATttctatttatttaattaattatgcTTGCTTTAGTAGTTTAGTTTATGATATTTTGGGAAAATATATAACGTTGGACAGCAGAAATAATGGAGATCCTAAAGAGCATGTGCGCAACTGTGCATATGTGACTCTCATATAAGTGTACGGTACCTTGCATTCCAAGATCATTCCTCATGTTCCTGTACATCTGCTTCAAACAAACACACAGCATTAATCATCACAGTACGGTATCAAACAACATCGAACAAAAGGAATGGAACAACCGAGCAGGTCAAGCTCATGCATGCGTATATAAGATCCATGTGTATAAGCATGCATGTACTACCTCTGTACACTGATATAAGGGAAAAAAACTGCAGTTCATTTGAGCTGCAAAAACGTTTTGCATTAGTGTACAGAGGGAGTAGCTAATAAATTGACAGACCTGCAGATGGCTTTTGACATGCGAAATGGTGAGCCCTCCAACCCCCATCACCTGCAGCACCCGCTTCGGCGTCGCCCCTGCAATGCAAACACACATGGCGCGCGGGCGTTAGACCGATGCCAGCCCGAATGATCAGCAATGCGCGATGATGGAGGACGTACTGTCGTGGCCTCCGAGGCTGTGGATGGCGTGGACGAAGCAGCGGTGCAGGGCGCTCGTCCACCGGAGGCGCGGCACCTTGGACCGGTTGTACTGcctcaccccgccgccgccggagttcccTTCCCTGCTGGCTGTTCTAGGCGCCATGGTCGTCGATCTGGCCTGCTAAGCTTGGAGCTTAGATTATCTTAGCGGAAACACCAGCCGACACAACAAAAGATCGTGTGCTTTGCCTGCCCGTGGTCGACCATGAGGGCCAGCTTATATACCGCTCCAACTAAACACCTCAGCAGCTCTCACAGTCACAGTCACAGGTAGCAGCTACCCAACCAAGGAGGGAGAGGAGTACGGAGGAGTGTTGAATGCTGCTGCGTAGGAGAGCAGAGAGTGGGGGGAGAGAACAGGAAGAAACAAAAGGTTGGAGACAAAGGAGGGGTTTCAGAGGGGTTGCAGGGCatatgcctgcctgcctgcctgcctgctggcTGCTGCCATGCATGCCATTGCCATGGGGAGGGGATAATTATGAGATGGGGGCAGCGCTGTTGACCCGAGCGAGGGAGACGAAGACAGGGATGAGCAGAGCAGGCATGCCAAGCTAGTTTTCCGCCTGTGTTGTGTTCCCACTGACACGCACCTGGCTGGCTTGTCCTCCCTCCCTCTTCTTGCATGGTCTGCTTGCTATCTGTGTGCATGAGCAACTTGGGCATATTCATTCCCTTGCAATTCGTGGCTCCCGGCATATACTAGCTTAAAAATATAGTGATCCAGATACATACGTTCGTACACTGTCGGGTGAATGGCGATTTAGTCTACGTATCATCCGTTCGGTAACTTAATTAGAGGGTCTTCTTTTATGTAAAACCATGTCAGTTCTAATTTGTTCTTGTTCTCCTAAGGTGTTCTTGTGGGCATATTGTTATGTAGATGTGGGGTTTGTACTCAGCGCGgtgagtaaattgcaaaaaaccaccacatttgaggACGCGAAAACAGAAAACAACCacctttaaaaaaataaaaaaacatcacGTTTGTGCTGACAATTTTCAAAAAGCACTGAGTGATCAAGTTGACGCAGTTGAGTGAAACTCTGACCGCTTGGGCCCGTTGTCAGGATCCACATGGACAGGGGGAGACGGCGCCCGTGACAGCCTGACATATGTATATGTTTAAGGCTTAATCCCCTGGGAATTTCTACACGGTGCACCCATTCAATGCATATCTTTGATGTTTGGTGAACACAACACCATCAGAAGCTGGAATGGATATGCATTGAGGTTGCTGAAAAATCAGAAGTGGGTCGGGTGGTGGTTGTAGGGTTATAGCTAGGTTTATGCAGATGCGAAAGGATGCGTCGTCCAGTCGGAACAACCTAGAAAAGCTCAATCTTGTCACCGACCGTGACCCATGTGTAGTACGAGATTGAGTTGTGTGTGCACTGAATGACTGGAGTAGTGCACATATATGCATGCATGTTGTGACTAGCTAGTACGTACTAGCTAGCTGCATAATTTAAGCCCAGGTAGAATAAAGGTGGATGCTCGGTTGATTAGTCAGGGAGATGCATGGTTGATTAGTCATAAAAGGTAAAGGATATGGTAGTAGCTAGGAGCACCTGCATGCAGTGTCTGGGCGTTCAAGGATTTGATCTCTGAATTTAGACTGGAAAAATAGTATAGTACCAATCAATTGCAAGAAAAGCTAGCCAGCTTTTTTATTTCTCCTTTTTTAGTCTTGGGAAAACCGAAAGCTTAGCTACGACACAAAGCTAGCGATTCTGTTGATGAAAGGGAAATGATAATTTGCACCATCATCAGCTAGTATCAACGAGCATGGTGGAGATCAGGTAGCATCATCATTACTACTCCCTTCGATCCATAATAAGTGTTGCAGTTTAATTTATTTTTTCGAACCATGCAGGAGAACTGCATGTGACAATatagaagaaaaaaaattacaAAGTCTTAGAGTACAAAGACGACCCAACAGCAACAAAAAGGCAAAAGCTAAGGACACAAGTGATCCTAGGAGAACAACGACCTCAGTCATTTAGCGCCCGCTTTAGACCAGTAGAGTGCGTCACCTTTGATTTTGTCCAAAATACGATCAATGAAGGTAGCTTTGTTATCAAATACTCTATTGTTGCGCTCATTCCAAATTTTCCAAGCCACCAAGACGACAATACTATTCAACTTCTTAATCTCGCTTGAAGGAACATTCGTCCTAGCCGTTGTCCACCAGTTCACAAATGAGCTATCCACAACTGGAGATATATTAGGAAGACCGATCCAGTTCATAGTTGAGCACCAAATTATGTTGGATACGGAGCAGCCCACCAAAAGATGATCAACATCCTCTGTGTTGGCGTTATAGAGGACGCAACTTTCATTGTGGGGGGAGATCATGCCTGGCTAAGCTATCTACAGTCCAAAGTCGCTTGCGGACGGCAAGCCACACAAAAACTTTGCAGCGCAAAGGAGCCCAAGTCTTCCATATGGAGTTAGCTGGGCGGGCGGTCCTCAAACCAGGCCTTATACATTGATTTAGAAGAGAAACTACCAGAAGAACTTAACGACCAATTCCAAGCATCCTCTTGTCCTTGAATTAGCTGAacatcttgtaaagcttcccaaaggTCCAATAGTTGTATGAAATTGTTAATGGAAAGCTGCTGCTTGAAGTCTCTCAACCAACGACCATTTGTTAGCGCAgcagctgttggggaacgcagtaatttcaaaaaacttcctacgatcatgcaagatctatctctaggtgatgcatagcaacgagaggagagagtgttgtctaagtaccctcgtagatcgaaagcggaagcgttatgacaacgcggttgatgtagtcgtacgtcttcacgatccgaccgatcatagcaccgaaggtacggcacctccgcgatatgcacaccttcagctcggtgacatcccacgaactctagatccagctgagggagagggagagtttcgttagcacgacggcgtggtgacggtgatgatgaagttaccggcgcagggcttcgcctaagcactacgacgatatgaccaaggtgtgtaactgtggagggggggcactacacatggctaaaacaattctcaacttgtgtgttctaggggtgccccctcccccgtatataaaggagcaaggggagggggtcggcggcctcatagggtgcgccccaaggggggaatcctactcctactaggagtaggttccccctttcctagtccaactaggaggggaaggaaagaggaggaggggagaaggaaagaggggcccggcccccaagccctaaaccaattcagtttgggcctaGGATGGGCGCGCCCCGCagctcccttgctgccctctatttccactaaggc
This window encodes:
- the LOC119291854 gene encoding uncharacterized protein LOC119291854; translated protein: MAPRTASREGNSGGGGVRQYNRSKVPRLRWTSALHRCFVHAIHSLGGHDRATPKRVLQVMGVGGLTISHVKSHLQMYRNMRNDLGMQGMQQAVQQSGQKEHEHPTGGGIEVCTDDDDEEYHVPGFDSPKPRKGSTTLPLHPQLKRRAGASETGTREEASASPTSLLRVQRGGGICVGRDMASPSSHAPAAVGGHYYVRMDMMQAHAVLQAPPMAAARLGEPRPSMPLGIKQKQKQRREPWMPTARLHRGGDGELAASTLKFLGFLVAPGRHPPRARAACCDGYPIEVSTPPNRPAAYMASHTDGVRPCRLEPPGNVVDAGVTNLTLASERDGGCSLSLSLALALCPAGGGGAESSLLSSSTASSLSSSGSRISLDLSLSTLDS